GCGGGCCAGTATGGTTTTTTCTTTGGGGTCTATATTTCTAGAGGTCATATATAGAGCATTGCAATATGCACTATATAAATTAACTCCGGCCACAGCGGTAACTAATTCTACCTTCTGACCTATACCCTGACCATCTTTTTCAAGGAGAGTTTTATACCTGAGGAATCCCCATGAAATGGGTAATAAAATCAGCATGATAGGATTGAAAAAGCCTGCATGAGTCATGCATGTTGTGAGTTACGACACACAACAACATGCGAAGGAGACCCATGCAGGCCCCTCGATTCTTGCATAACTTGCTGACGTCTTCACTCTCCGTGATCCATGCCAAGCGGCTACAGACCGTCCTCGATACCGTTGGCGCTCTGCTGGGCGAGCGACGTCTGGGATTAACGGCCATTGGCCGTGCGTTGCCGAGCTCGACGGATGCCAAGCACGCCATCAAACGAGTCGATCGACTATTAGGCAACCCTCACCTTCATCAGGAACGACCGCTGTTCTATTGGCTCATGGCCTCGCTGCTGATCGGCCATACAACGCGCCCACTGATTCTGGTGGACTGGTCGCCGATTGATGACCGCGGCAGGCATTTCCTGCTGCGTGCGGCGGTGCCCTTCGCCGGGCGATCGCTGCCCATCTTCGAGAAGGTTCATCACAAGGAAGGATGCCCATACTGTGAAGCCTATCTGCTGGATGCGCTGGCAAGGATCCTGCCCGACAAGGCCACGCCGATCCTGGTGACCGATGCCGGCTTTCGTAACCCGTGGTTTCGGGCCGTTGAAGCGCGCGGCTGGTATATCGTTGGACGGGTCCGTCAGCCCGCCCGTTACCAGGCGTCAGGCGAAGCATGGCAACCCGTGAAGACCCTGTTTCAACACGCGACATCGGAACCGCAGGCGTGGGGCTCCGTCCGGATCGCCGAAAACCATCCGTTCCGCGCTCAGATGGTGCTCTATTATCGACCGCCACGGGGACGTAAGCATCGCAATAAACAAGGCCGGATCTCTCGGGACGGCGGCAGCCGGACGATCGCCCGGCGTCAGCAGGAGCCCTGGGTGCTGGTCAGCAATCTGCCGGACCGCTCAACGCTGGCGAATAAAGTGGTAACGATCTACCGACAGCGCATGCAGATTGAGGAAGGGTTCCGCGATGTCAAAAGTCCCTTGTTCGGGCTGGGCTTCGGCATGCATCAGTCTCGCCAGGGCAAGCGCATCGAGGTCCTGCTGCTGATCGCCATGTTGGCGAACGTGGCCATGATGGTGGCCGGCCTGGATGTCCGAGCCCGGGGGCAACAGCGGCGCTATCAGAGCAACAGTATCCGGCACCGGAGCGTGCTTTCCGTGTGGCGCCTGGGCTTGGAATGTCTTCGTCGTCATC
This DNA window, taken from Halomonas piscis, encodes the following:
- a CDS encoding IS4 family transposase; translated protein: MQAPRFLHNLLTSSLSVIHAKRLQTVLDTVGALLGERRLGLTAIGRALPSSTDAKHAIKRVDRLLGNPHLHQERPLFYWLMASLLIGHTTRPLILVDWSPIDDRGRHFLLRAAVPFAGRSLPIFEKVHHKEGCPYCEAYLLDALARILPDKATPILVTDAGFRNPWFRAVEARGWYIVGRVRQPARYQASGEAWQPVKTLFQHATSEPQAWGSVRIAENHPFRAQMVLYYRPPRGRKHRNKQGRISRDGGSRTIARRQQEPWVLVSNLPDRSTLANKVVTIYRQRMQIEEGFRDVKSPLFGLGFGMHQSRQGKRIEVLLLIAMLANVAMMVAGLDVRARGQQRRYQSNSIRHRSVLSVWRLGLECLRRHQPDAVPWPAWTTLRARLREEVREQSLCGE